From a region of the Mercurialis annua linkage group LG1-X, ddMerAnnu1.2, whole genome shotgun sequence genome:
- the LOC126665103 gene encoding uncharacterized protein LOC126665103, with the protein MRCSCLLNKKQKMSSSHPHQTKMKAKNFSSMRGRGRGSGTGRGSASGRGRGRGSDPVPGDDNVAEEQQQLEAGAPVQPRQQREPGEPPAVLDDRGRARVHPDPSRTMLIDSGPVSRAMREIFRKCWFDNGTAWRFLTAEQREFYFQEFQKEFWWDSVAYSEEVIRQVFMVHAANRYKDNIHRMRRTQQKHISVTQDIWDAWNAFWNSEKEKKRSETARANRMSEPAGAGSGPVRHTGGSRSALKHMDVMERELGRKPSATELYTRLHSTKADKKPVDKRAQDMTDAITERLAAATQPQTGEGSSSTPAAVDETQVFLDIEGVNKKKRVYGLGSASSRYAGPSSSRVQRGSSSRTSQQADEEVERRVQAGIQEGLRLAREQQAANMAQMIREEIARMIPNLPAEYRPQRPPTPPDDDDTPAL; encoded by the exons ATGCGTTGTTCATGCCTCCTGAACAAGAAACAGAAGATGAGTTCAtcgcatcctcatcagacgaagatgaaaGCGAAGAACTTTAGTA GTATGAGGGGTCGCGGTCGAGGATCAGGCACAGGCCGAGGATCAGCCTCAGGCCGAGGACGCGGACGGGGATCAGACCCTGTTCCTGGCGATGACAACGTTGCTGAGGAGCAGCAGCAGTTAGAGGCTGGAGCACCTGTTCAGCCTCGGCAGCAGCGTGAGCCTGGCGAGCCCCCGGCTGTTCTGGACGACCGGGGTAGGGCGAGGGTTCACCCGGACCCTAGCAG GACGATGTTGATCGACTCTGGGCCTGTTTCACGGGCTATGCGGGAGATTTTTAGGAAGTGCTGGTTCGATAATGGAACAGCATGGCGCTTTCTAACAGCCGAGCAGAGGGAGTTCTACTTCCAGGAGTTTCag AAAGAGTTCTGGTGGGATAGTGTGGCGTACAGCGAGGAGGTCATTAGACAGGTCTTCATGGTCCATGCAGCCAACCGCTACAAAGACAACATCCACAGAATGAGGAGGACGCAACAGAAGCATATTTCTGTGACCCAGGACATCTGGGATGCTTGGAACGCGTTCTGGAACtcagagaaagagaaaaaaaggtcAGAAACCGCCCGAGCaaatcggatgagcgagccaGCGGGCGCCGGTTCTGGACCTGTCCGCCATACTGGTGGATCTCGCTCTGCTCTGAAGCATATGGATGTCatg gaaagGGAGCTTGGCCGGAAACCGAGTGCGACGGAGTTGTACACTCGCCTTCACTCCACGAAGGCTGACAAGAAGCCGGTCGACAAACGGGCTCAGGATATGACT gACGCCATCACTGAGAGGCTTGCTGCTGCGACACAGCCTCAGACCGGAGAGGGTAGCTCCTCGACCCCAGCTGCAGTGGACGAGACCCAGGTGTTTCTAGACatcgagggcgtcaacaagaagaAACGCGTGTACGGGTTGGGTTCTGCGAGCAGCAGGTACGCCGGGCCAAGCAGCAGCAGGGTGCAGCGAGGCAGCTCTTCTAGGACGTCGCAGCAGGCAGacgaggaggtcgagcgccgtGTGCAGGCCGGCATTCAGGAGGGTCTGCGACTGGCTCGGGAACAGCAGGCTGCGAACATGGCCCAGATGATACGCGAGGAGATTGCCAGGATGATTCCTAACCTTCCGGCAGAGTATCGGCCACAGCGCCCACCTACCCCAccagacgatgacgacactccAGCTTTGTAG
- the LOC126667899 gene encoding uncharacterized protein LOC126667899, translating to MYPFERYLRKLKKKVSNKGRVEGSISSGYLNEETAKFAAYYFSEGDPMIPERLQRNEVCDIEVDDDVERLSIFKPQGQSVGACRKRYLEDAEIVAARTYVLLNCSEIENYREVFEGELRRGNPEISTSQIEAKFESDFACWFQQYVQDPTVCTNPFILSLAKGPLRSVRTFKGYRVNGFKFQT from the exons atgtacccatttgaaag ATATTtgagaaaactgaaaaaaaaagtgaGCAATAAAGGGAGGGTGGAAGGAAGCATTAGTAGCGGATACTTAAATGAAGAAACCGCAAAGTTTGCAGCTTATTATTTTTCAGAAGGTGACCCAATGATACCTGAGCGGctgcaaagaaatgaagtttgtGACATTGAAGTCGACGATGATGTTGAGAGACTATCGATTTTCAAGCCGCAAGGGCAATCAGTGGGTGCTTGCCGCAAGAGATATCTTGAAGATGCTGAGATTGTTGCTGCCCGGACATATGTTCTGTTGAATtgttcagaaattgaaaattacagagA GGTTTTCGAAGGCGAGTTGCGTAGAGGAAACCCTGAAATCAGCACCTCGCAAATTGAAGCAAAGTTCGAGAGTGACTTTGCCTGCTGGTTTcaacaatat GTGCAAGATCCAACTGTCTGTACCAATCCCTTCATTCTTAGTCTCGCTAAAGGACCTCTTAGATCAGTCAGAACATTTAAGGGGTACCGTGTAAACGGGTTCAAGTTTCAGACTTAA